Proteins from a single region of Desulfolutivibrio sulfoxidireducens:
- a CDS encoding ABC transporter permease — translation MRHSRLSLWIFLTPVLLWLVLLIVLPHLDLLLMSFRGKDEYGQMGFTLGNYVTFFSEPIYWLTFVRTAVYSVITTFFTFLLAMPVAFYIVKVARPRFKGALLTLLLLPFWVSELVRVYGWMILLRESGVVNFFLKRLGLVDAPIQMLYTDATMIMGLVYTSMLFMVVPVVSVMESLDDSLIEAACDLGGSRWSIWREIILPHCKPGITSGAIVVFMLSLGNYLTPNLMGGKNSLWFTEQIYNQFIASFNWNQGAAFGFLLLVLSSCIIWAGLRISRQKLGEVAS, via the coding sequence ATGAGACACTCCCGGCTGTCCCTGTGGATATTCCTGACCCCGGTGCTTCTGTGGCTTGTGCTTCTGATCGTTTTGCCCCACCTGGATCTCTTGCTCATGAGCTTCCGGGGCAAGGACGAATACGGCCAAATGGGCTTTACCCTGGGCAACTACGTCACCTTCTTCTCCGAGCCCATCTACTGGCTGACCTTCGTGCGCACGGCCGTCTATTCGGTCATCACCACCTTTTTCACCTTCCTTCTGGCCATGCCCGTGGCCTTCTACATCGTCAAGGTGGCCAGGCCCAGGTTCAAGGGCGCGCTTTTGACGTTGCTGCTTCTGCCATTCTGGGTCAGCGAACTGGTGCGGGTCTACGGCTGGATGATCCTTCTTCGCGAGTCCGGGGTCGTCAACTTCTTTCTCAAACGGCTCGGGCTGGTGGATGCCCCCATCCAGATGCTCTACACCGACGCCACCATGATCATGGGCCTGGTCTACACCTCCATGCTCTTTATGGTCGTGCCCGTGGTCTCGGTCATGGAGAGTCTGGACGACAGCCTCATTGAGGCCGCCTGCGACCTGGGCGGCTCCAGGTGGAGCATCTGGCGGGAGATCATCCTGCCCCACTGCAAGCCCGGCATCACCTCCGGGGCCATCGTGGTGTTCATGCTCTCGCTTGGCAACTACCTGACCCCCAACCTCATGGGCGGCAAGAACTCCCTGTGGTTCACCGAACAGATCTACAACCAGTTCATCGCCAGCTTCAACTGGAACCAGGGCGCGGCCTTCGGCTTTCTGCTCCTGGTCCTAAGCTCGTGCATCATCTGGGCCGGCCTGCGGATAAGCCGCCAGAAGCTGGGGGAGGTGGCCTCGTGA
- a CDS encoding type II toxin-antitoxin system RelE family toxin, protein MERELVIGKKAQEFIVSLPEAMRKKIKRAVTRLIAGDVQGLDIKRLKPHPNDYRLRIGGVRILFSSDTQRLFVYKAGYRGDVYK, encoded by the coding sequence GTGGAACGGGAGCTGGTTATCGGCAAGAAGGCTCAGGAGTTCATTGTGAGCTTGCCCGAGGCCATGCGCAAAAAGATCAAGCGGGCCGTGACCCGGCTCATCGCTGGTGATGTCCAGGGGTTGGACATCAAGCGGCTCAAGCCTCACCCCAATGACTACCGGCTTCGGATCGGCGGAGTGCGGATTTTGTTTTCCTCCGATACGCAACGACTTTTCGTGTATAAAGCCGGATACCGGGGAGACGTGTACAAATAG
- a CDS encoding glycerophosphodiester phosphodiesterase, with the protein MFFDHIPASRPIGAHRGARSLAPENTLPAIEKAHALGAHFVEIDVRLTVDGHLVVFHDDTPRRTTSVVASPLAARAAHHVDTFTLAELRSLDAGSWFAATDPFKTIADGEVPQTDLSGFPGTPIPTLAEVLAFCRGHDFPVNVEIKDHAGRPGHEAITPEVLALVRRTQTRDLVLVSSFNHHYLTQAAALDPDIPRAALFEHRLPRDIRNHLRSLEAAACHPDHAIAPPAVVQSLLEAGLRVTLWTVNDPARARTYPPAAGVITDVPQRFL; encoded by the coding sequence GTGTTCTTCGACCATATCCCCGCCTCACGGCCCATCGGCGCACACCGGGGAGCCCGCTCCCTGGCCCCGGAAAACACCCTTCCGGCCATCGAAAAGGCCCATGCCCTGGGCGCGCACTTCGTGGAAATCGACGTGCGCCTGACCGTCGACGGACACCTCGTGGTCTTTCACGACGACACCCCGCGCCGGACCACAAGCGTCGTCGCCTCGCCCCTGGCCGCGCGCGCCGCGCACCATGTCGATACCTTCACCCTGGCCGAACTGCGCTCCCTCGACGCCGGCTCCTGGTTCGCCGCCACAGACCCCTTCAAGACCATCGCCGACGGGGAGGTCCCCCAAACCGACCTCTCGGGTTTTCCCGGCACGCCCATCCCCACCCTGGCCGAGGTCCTGGCCTTCTGCCGCGGCCATGATTTCCCCGTCAACGTCGAGATCAAGGACCACGCCGGCCGTCCCGGCCACGAGGCCATCACCCCTGAGGTCCTGGCCCTGGTGCGCCGGACGCAAACCCGCGACCTCGTGCTTGTGTCCTCCTTCAATCACCACTACCTCACCCAGGCCGCCGCTCTCGATCCGGACATCCCCCGGGCCGCCCTCTTCGAACACCGGCTTCCCCGCGATATCCGCAACCATCTTCGTTCCCTCGAAGCGGCCGCCTGCCACCCGGACCACGCCATCGCCCCGCCCGCCGTGGTGCAATCGCTTCTCGAGGCGGGCCTGCGCGTCACCCTGTGGACCGTGAACGACCCGGCCAGGGCCAGGACCTACCCGCCGGCCGCCGGCGTCATTACCGACGTGCCGCAGCGCTTCCTGTGA
- a CDS encoding ABC transporter ATP-binding protein — MDIDLSVSHCVKTFGAFLAVDDVTFDVPAGSFFSILGPSGCGKTTLLRMVAGFEEPTSGRIMIRGKDMRGVLPNRRPANLVFQHLALFPMMTVAENIAFGLKRRKVAAPEIARRTGDILERVGLPGYGDKRVAQLSGGQRQRVAIARCLVLDPLVLLLDEPLGALDLKLREQMKVELKKLQAKVGTTFVYITHDQSEALVMSDTVAVMNMGRFEQMGSPQELYRSPKTPFVARFVGENNIWSGRVEKTEGDRAVIRTDEGFAFIARAQGGLPPGVRADLFLRPEAMRIEPAETEGLNTFTVAVRAILFDGANSRLLTATPSGHELLVALPQNRRFDHIAPGQNILVGWHPESGICFPATAPAHAAARGPRP, encoded by the coding sequence ATGGACATCGACCTGAGCGTTTCCCATTGCGTCAAGACCTTCGGCGCCTTCCTGGCCGTGGACGACGTCACCTTCGACGTCCCCGCGGGCTCCTTTTTCTCCATCCTGGGACCCTCGGGATGCGGCAAGACCACGCTGTTGCGCATGGTGGCCGGATTCGAGGAGCCCACCTCCGGGCGCATCATGATCCGGGGCAAGGACATGCGCGGGGTCTTGCCCAACCGCCGCCCGGCCAACCTGGTCTTCCAGCACCTGGCCCTTTTTCCCATGATGACCGTGGCCGAGAACATCGCCTTTGGCCTGAAGCGCCGCAAGGTGGCCGCTCCCGAGATCGCCCGGCGCACCGGGGACATCCTGGAACGCGTCGGCCTGCCCGGCTACGGGGACAAGCGCGTCGCCCAGCTCTCCGGCGGCCAGAGGCAGCGCGTGGCCATTGCCCGGTGTCTGGTCCTCGACCCCCTGGTCCTGCTTCTGGACGAGCCCCTGGGCGCGCTCGACCTCAAACTGCGCGAACAGATGAAGGTGGAACTCAAAAAGCTCCAGGCCAAGGTCGGCACCACCTTCGTCTACATCACCCACGACCAGTCCGAGGCCCTGGTCATGTCCGACACCGTGGCGGTCATGAACATGGGCCGTTTCGAGCAGATGGGCTCTCCCCAGGAACTCTACCGCTCCCCCAAGACCCCCTTCGTGGCCCGGTTCGTGGGCGAAAACAACATCTGGTCCGGCCGGGTGGAAAAGACCGAGGGCGACCGCGCGGTCATCCGCACCGACGAGGGCTTCGCCTTCATCGCCCGCGCCCAAGGCGGCCTGCCCCCGGGCGTCCGGGCCGATCTGTTCCTGCGGCCCGAGGCCATGCGCATCGAGCCCGCCGAGACCGAGGGCCTGAACACCTTCACGGTCGCTGTCCGGGCCATCCTCTTTGACGGGGCCAACAGCCGGCTGCTTACCGCCACCCCAAGCGGCCATGAACTCCTGGTGGCCCTGCCCCAGAACCGCCGCTTCGACCACATCGCTCCCGGACAGAACATCCTCGTGGGCTGGCATCCCGAATCCGGCATCTGTTTCCCGGCCACGGCGCCCGCCCATGCGGCCGCAAGGGGGCCCCGCCCATGA
- a CDS encoding extracellular solute-binding protein: MKRIVALLALSLFALVSTAQAAGTLKLLTWKGYAPKELVDKFEKETGLKVEVTYSNNEEMIAKLRATRGAGFDLAQPSQDRISAVQAEFGIYQPMDYAKINADQFIPSLLDAVKKNTLVGGKSHAAPFCWGTSGLVVNSEKAPNATSWKALIDPAYKGRISYRLKRVALIGLGFALGYKPFDLYSDPKAYKDMLDKVAEAMIAAKPLVQNYWSNGDALLESVRSGEVVVAEAWDNGAWKLHAENPKIDFVAPTEGALGWIDTFAIPAKAENVDAAYKWINFMLRPENAALFTTQEKTATASKGAGQFVDPAVRADFERSFPAATIDNIKWYPPVPGALEEMEGKILDKIKAAN; the protein is encoded by the coding sequence ATGAAACGGATCGTGGCACTTCTGGCGCTTAGCCTGTTCGCCCTGGTCTCCACGGCCCAGGCCGCGGGAACCCTGAAACTTCTGACCTGGAAGGGCTACGCGCCCAAGGAGTTGGTGGACAAATTCGAGAAGGAAACCGGCCTCAAAGTCGAGGTCACTTATTCCAACAACGAGGAAATGATCGCCAAACTGCGCGCCACCCGGGGCGCGGGCTTCGATCTGGCCCAGCCCAGCCAGGACCGCATCTCCGCCGTCCAGGCCGAGTTCGGCATCTATCAGCCCATGGATTACGCCAAGATCAATGCGGACCAGTTCATCCCTTCCCTTCTCGACGCGGTCAAGAAAAACACCCTGGTCGGCGGCAAGTCCCACGCCGCGCCGTTTTGCTGGGGCACCTCGGGGCTGGTGGTGAATTCCGAGAAGGCCCCGAACGCGACCAGTTGGAAGGCCCTCATCGATCCGGCCTACAAGGGCCGCATCAGCTACCGCCTCAAGCGCGTGGCGCTTATCGGCCTGGGCTTCGCCCTGGGCTACAAGCCCTTTGACCTCTATAGCGATCCCAAGGCCTACAAGGACATGCTGGACAAGGTCGCCGAGGCCATGATCGCGGCCAAGCCCCTGGTCCAGAACTACTGGTCAAACGGCGACGCCCTGCTCGAATCCGTGCGCTCGGGCGAGGTTGTGGTGGCCGAGGCCTGGGACAACGGGGCCTGGAAGCTGCACGCCGAGAATCCCAAGATCGACTTCGTGGCCCCCACCGAGGGCGCCCTGGGCTGGATCGACACCTTCGCCATCCCAGCCAAGGCCGAAAACGTGGACGCCGCCTACAAATGGATCAACTTCATGCTCAGGCCGGAAAACGCGGCCCTGTTTACCACCCAGGAAAAGACCGCCACAGCCTCCAAGGGCGCCGGGCAGTTCGTGGACCCGGCCGTGCGCGCCGACTTCGAACGGTCCTTCCCCGCCGCCACCATCGACAACATCAAGTGGTATCCGCCGGTTCCGGGAGCCCTGGAGGAGATGGAAGGCAAGATCCTGGACAAGATCAAGGCCGCCAATTAA
- a CDS encoding DUF47 domain-containing protein has protein sequence MGFSFFPRSVKFFKLFQEQNNKLIKAAGHLCGLFEDTADTEELCKQVNIIESEGNIISRTIARELSLTFITPIDREDIHDINVAQEDILNAIKAVSTRLEVYEPARVRYPAKRLVLNIQGMVEASGAMLERLSANTKADKHMENIRWLKYESETLLLVGIGELYDCERHDYESILEIVKWSHIYDRIESAVDRLDALGDILEGVMLKNA, from the coding sequence ATGGGGTTCAGCTTTTTCCCGCGCTCGGTCAAATTCTTCAAGCTCTTTCAGGAGCAAAACAACAAGCTGATCAAGGCCGCGGGACACCTGTGCGGGCTTTTCGAGGACACGGCGGACACGGAGGAACTGTGCAAGCAGGTCAACATCATCGAATCCGAGGGCAACATCATCTCCCGCACCATCGCCCGTGAACTCTCCCTGACTTTTATCACCCCCATCGACCGCGAGGACATCCACGACATCAACGTGGCCCAGGAGGACATCCTCAACGCCATCAAGGCCGTGTCCACACGGCTCGAGGTCTATGAGCCCGCGCGGGTGCGCTATCCGGCCAAGCGGCTGGTGCTCAACATCCAGGGGATGGTGGAGGCCTCCGGGGCCATGCTGGAGCGGCTTTCCGCCAACACCAAGGCGGACAAGCACATGGAGAACATCCGCTGGCTGAAATATGAAAGCGAAACCCTGCTGTTGGTGGGCATCGGCGAACTCTACGACTGTGAACGTCACGACTACGAAAGCATTCTGGAGATCGTCAAGTGGAGCCACATCTACGACCGCATCGAAAGCGCCGTGGATCGCCTGGACGCCCTGGGGGACATCCTGGAAGGAGTCATGCTGAAAAATGCCTGA
- a CDS encoding ABC transporter permease, producing the protein MIRSLPNSKAYTWSFHVFVILYFVFLFAPLLVTCVLAFNDSNFPSLPWNGFTLDWFFSPGPRRVGIFHDAQNLRSILVSFETAVIVSILCVVVGTCAAFAFEQEHFPGKSPLYFLMLAPLVIPGVILGISQLLAATTAGTFVEKTFGLDVELFRPSFWLVVLGQFSFITTFVALVVAARLRKFDRCLEEAALNLGATRFEVIRLIILPYLRPALISSGAVAFLMSFENFNTTLFLVGSQPTLPINLYLQVRDGSTPVINAISFLLIVGTSCLALFNLYLGRKES; encoded by the coding sequence GTGATCCGCTCCCTGCCCAATTCCAAGGCCTATACCTGGTCCTTCCACGTCTTCGTGATCCTGTATTTCGTCTTTCTCTTCGCGCCGCTTCTGGTCACCTGCGTGTTGGCCTTCAACGACTCCAATTTCCCCTCCCTGCCCTGGAACGGCTTCACCCTGGACTGGTTTTTCTCCCCAGGCCCCAGACGCGTGGGCATCTTCCACGACGCCCAGAACCTGCGCTCCATCCTGGTCAGCTTCGAGACCGCAGTCATCGTCTCCATCCTGTGCGTCGTGGTCGGCACCTGCGCCGCCTTCGCCTTCGAGCAGGAACATTTTCCCGGCAAAAGCCCGCTCTATTTCCTCATGCTCGCCCCCCTGGTCATCCCCGGGGTCATCCTGGGCATCTCCCAGCTTCTGGCCGCCACCACCGCCGGAACCTTCGTGGAAAAAACCTTTGGCCTCGACGTCGAACTCTTCCGCCCCAGCTTCTGGCTGGTGGTCCTGGGCCAGTTTTCGTTCATCACCACCTTCGTGGCCCTGGTGGTCGCGGCGCGCCTGCGCAAGTTCGACCGCTGCCTGGAGGAGGCGGCCCTGAACCTCGGGGCCACCCGCTTCGAGGTCATTCGGCTGATCATCCTGCCCTACCTGCGTCCCGCCCTGATCAGCTCCGGGGCCGTGGCCTTCCTCATGAGCTTCGAAAACTTCAACACCACGCTTTTCCTCGTCGGCTCGCAGCCCACCCTGCCCATCAACCTCTACCTCCAGGTCCGCGACGGCAGCACCCCGGTCATAAACGCCATCTCGTTTCTGCTCATCGTCGGCACCTCCTGCCTGGCGCTTTTCAACCTCTATCTCGGCCGCAAGGAGTCCTGA
- a CDS encoding Hpt domain-containing protein: protein MDVLSVTGAMERIGYDVELYLDLCRICLQEFPARRERMLGYPNPGGADEMFRLAHSCRNACGAIGAEACAALSARVEKAARAGEVATARGLLSDLARELARVERAVQRVLEDPVAFGLVGGEGHPPPGDFV from the coding sequence GTGGATGTCTTGAGCGTCACGGGGGCCATGGAAAGGATCGGCTACGATGTGGAGCTCTATCTGGATCTGTGCCGTATCTGTCTCCAGGAGTTTCCGGCCAGGCGCGAAAGAATGCTCGGATACCCAAATCCGGGCGGTGCGGACGAGATGTTCCGACTGGCCCATTCCTGCAGGAATGCCTGCGGGGCCATCGGGGCCGAGGCCTGCGCGGCGCTTTCCGCCAGGGTGGAGAAGGCCGCCCGGGCCGGGGAGGTCGCTACGGCCAGGGGGCTTCTGTCCGATCTCGCCAGGGAACTGGCCAGGGTGGAGCGGGCGGTGCAACGGGTCCTGGAGGACCCTGTGGCCTTCGGGTTGGTCGGTGGGGAGGGCCACCCGCCGCCAGGCGATTTCGTTTAA
- a CDS encoding HAMP domain-containing protein: MQRSSLHVRHLLLSWTALFFVLCLVFWFFVRQTERLLVQDAQELAASKLELVLWLLQKAPDRPGLADRTDGGDDAGRIALADLPEWAAGMGRHLKARVTYIADGRVLADSEVPEPDTAELEDHAGRPEVVAALATGFGTDIRQSRTTGRQTVYTAMRAQGLPGLPDGVLRVAVPYHAVTTELARFRGIILAALGFVLLSGGLLSLLPTRSLTGTVKELTLALSALGEGDYARRLYLPPDKELAGLAEAFNAMAERVGRHVASIEGRRNRHAAVLDGMAEGLAVIDPDGRIGSHNASLLRLLGPGALEDRLPIETNLGPAVHGDVTAMLDDPEASQFTRRYTLPGGRDVEISLVPFADKAARRRLILTLRDVTGQTRMRANIHDFVREASHRLRTPLTKIAGYLDMAAGVLKSDPARAEGALDSARGFVADMEGAVADLVAVAAARFSQNMDRPPRTDVRRILENALRETAARFPQAPAITLEVQGPGDFPAAVEPNGLGRVLAAALARMAASGHDATVVLSRSDGDIRIDFPGAGSLVSPSGAGGDDAALFSDFIGAYGGTAVPAGHDVLRVRLPDAGPASASAA, translated from the coding sequence ATGCAACGGTCCTCACTGCATGTTCGCCACCTGCTTCTCAGTTGGACAGCGCTTTTTTTCGTCCTGTGTCTGGTGTTCTGGTTCTTTGTCCGCCAGACCGAACGGCTTTTGGTGCAGGACGCTCAGGAGTTGGCGGCATCCAAGCTGGAACTCGTGCTGTGGCTGTTGCAAAAGGCCCCGGACCGTCCGGGCCTCGCGGACCGGACGGACGGCGGGGACGACGCCGGGCGCATCGCCCTGGCCGATCTTCCGGAGTGGGCCGCCGGCATGGGCCGGCACCTGAAAGCCAGGGTCACCTATATCGCCGACGGCCGGGTCCTGGCCGATTCCGAGGTCCCCGAACCGGACACGGCCGAACTCGAGGACCACGCCGGACGTCCCGAGGTGGTGGCCGCCCTGGCCACCGGATTCGGCACGGACATCCGCCAAAGCCGCACCACGGGCCGGCAGACCGTCTATACCGCCATGCGCGCCCAGGGCCTGCCCGGCCTGCCGGACGGGGTTTTGCGCGTGGCCGTGCCCTACCACGCCGTGACCACGGAACTGGCCCGATTCCGGGGGATCATCCTGGCCGCGCTGGGTTTCGTGCTGCTCTCGGGAGGACTTTTGTCCCTTCTGCCCACCCGAAGCCTGACCGGGACGGTCAAGGAGCTGACCCTGGCGCTTTCGGCTCTGGGCGAGGGCGACTATGCGCGCCGACTGTATCTCCCGCCGGACAAGGAGCTGGCCGGGCTGGCCGAGGCCTTCAACGCCATGGCCGAACGGGTGGGCAGGCATGTGGCGTCCATCGAGGGCCGGCGCAACCGCCACGCCGCCGTGCTGGACGGCATGGCCGAGGGACTGGCGGTCATCGATCCCGACGGCCGCATCGGTTCCCACAACGCCTCCCTGCTCCGCCTCCTGGGACCGGGGGCCCTGGAAGACCGCCTCCCCATCGAAACGAACCTGGGGCCGGCCGTGCACGGCGACGTGACGGCCATGCTTGACGACCCCGAGGCCTCGCAGTTCACCCGCCGCTACACCCTGCCCGGCGGACGCGACGTGGAGATAAGCCTGGTCCCCTTCGCGGACAAGGCCGCCAGGCGAAGGCTGATCCTCACCCTGCGCGACGTCACCGGCCAAACGCGCATGCGGGCCAATATCCACGATTTCGTGCGCGAGGCCTCCCATCGCCTGCGCACGCCCCTGACCAAGATCGCGGGCTATCTGGACATGGCCGCCGGGGTTCTCAAAAGCGACCCGGCCCGGGCCGAAGGCGCCCTTGATTCGGCCCGGGGCTTCGTGGCGGACATGGAGGGGGCCGTGGCCGACCTGGTGGCCGTGGCCGCGGCGCGTTTTTCCCAAAATATGGACCGGCCGCCGCGAACCGATGTCCGGCGCATCCTGGAAAACGCCCTGCGCGAGACCGCCGCCCGGTTCCCGCAGGCCCCGGCCATCACCCTCGAGGTCCAGGGACCAGGGGACTTCCCGGCGGCTGTGGAGCCAAACGGCCTGGGGAGGGTCCTTGCCGCGGCCCTGGCCCGCATGGCCGCCTCCGGCCACGACGCGACCGTGGTCTTGTCCCGGTCCGACGGGGACATCCGCATCGATTTCCCCGGAGCCGGGAGCCTTGTGTCCCCATCCGGGGCGGGCGGGGACGACGCGGCCCTGTTTTCGGACTTCATCGGGGCCTACGGCGGCACGGCGGTCCCGGCCGGCCACGACGTCCTTCGCGTCCGGCTGCCGGACGCGGGCCCGGCCTCCGCGTCCGCCGCGTAA
- a CDS encoding protein-S-isoprenylcysteine O-methyltransferase, with protein sequence MDKSNRSLIQSGVLWAAVAVGVVLLVLAAIRWRENGPGGLVWLAAFVAMFVIRLPYSVRNRGNVIVEAHKDASEVILFIAMFGSMMILPLAHLATGCFVFADYALPGGAVVLGAALQVPFVALFWLSHAHLGRNWSPGLEMRQEHGLVTHGIYGRIRHPMYAAIWLSALAQPLLIHNWIAGFLVVPACAAMWIIRVPREEAMLRRRFVDAYDDYCRTSGRLLPRFGASRAGGKAAGRP encoded by the coding sequence ATGGACAAATCGAATCGATCCCTGATCCAAAGCGGCGTGTTGTGGGCGGCGGTGGCTGTGGGGGTTGTGCTGCTGGTTTTGGCCGCGATTCGCTGGCGGGAGAACGGCCCGGGCGGGCTGGTCTGGCTGGCGGCCTTCGTGGCTATGTTCGTCATCCGCCTGCCGTACAGCGTCCGCAACCGGGGAAATGTCATTGTCGAGGCCCACAAGGACGCCAGCGAGGTGATCCTTTTCATCGCCATGTTCGGCTCGATGATGATCCTGCCCCTGGCGCATCTGGCCACGGGATGCTTCGTCTTCGCCGATTACGCGCTTCCCGGCGGCGCGGTCGTGCTTGGCGCGGCGTTGCAGGTTCCGTTCGTGGCGCTTTTCTGGCTTTCCCACGCCCATCTCGGCCGCAACTGGAGCCCGGGGCTGGAGATGCGCCAGGAGCACGGGCTGGTGACCCACGGCATCTACGGCCGCATCCGCCACCCCATGTACGCCGCGATCTGGCTCTCCGCCCTGGCCCAGCCGCTTTTGATCCACAACTGGATCGCGGGGTTTCTGGTTGTTCCGGCCTGCGCCGCCATGTGGATCATCCGCGTGCCGCGCGAGGAGGCCATGCTGCGCCGGCGGTTCGTCGATGCCTATGACGACTATTGCCGGACGTCCGGGCGGCTTCTTCCGAGGTTTGGGGCGTCGCGCGCGGGCGGCAAGGCGGCCGGCCGGCCTTGA
- a CDS encoding inorganic phosphate transporter — protein sequence MPDIPLLLVAVVGIALIFDFTNGAHDSANAIATVVSTKVLSPLAAVTMAAILNLAGALLGTAVAHTIGSGIVSPELVAGSQGLVLSALFGAIVWNCLTWYLGLPSSSSHALIGGLIGASIAHGGFGAPNYPSILEKIVLPLVFSPLAGFLCGYLFMVVLSWLLVRASPTKVNHVFKKLQIASSAFMATSHGLNDAQKTMGIITLALFTFHQIPEMTVPLWVKLSCALAMGLGTATGGWKIVKTMGHKIFKLEPVHGFAAETAAALVITGASSFGAPISTTHTISTAVIGVGASKRLSAVRWGVCGNLVLAWILTIPAAALAGALCYEILALFGVS from the coding sequence ATGCCTGATATCCCCCTTCTCCTCGTGGCCGTGGTCGGCATCGCCCTGATCTTCGATTTCACCAACGGGGCCCACGACAGCGCCAACGCCATCGCCACCGTGGTCTCCACCAAGGTCCTCTCGCCCCTGGCCGCGGTGACCATGGCCGCCATCCTGAACCTGGCCGGGGCCCTCCTGGGCACGGCCGTGGCCCACACCATCGGCAGCGGCATCGTCAGTCCGGAACTGGTGGCGGGCAGCCAGGGTCTGGTGCTGTCGGCCCTTTTCGGGGCCATCGTCTGGAACTGTCTGACCTGGTACCTGGGACTGCCGTCCTCCTCGTCCCACGCGCTCATCGGCGGGCTCATCGGCGCGTCCATCGCCCACGGCGGCTTTGGCGCGCCCAACTACCCGAGCATCCTGGAGAAAATCGTATTGCCCCTGGTTTTTTCGCCCCTGGCCGGTTTCCTGTGCGGCTATCTGTTCATGGTGGTCCTGTCCTGGCTGCTCGTGCGCGCCTCCCCGACCAAGGTCAACCACGTCTTCAAGAAACTGCAGATCGCCTCCTCGGCGTTCATGGCCACCAGCCATGGCTTAAACGACGCCCAAAAGACCATGGGCATCATCACCCTGGCCCTTTTCACCTTCCACCAGATCCCGGAGATGACCGTGCCGCTGTGGGTCAAGCTGTCCTGCGCCCTGGCCATGGGCCTTGGGACGGCCACGGGCGGCTGGAAGATCGTCAAGACCATGGGGCACAAAATCTTCAAGCTCGAACCCGTCCACGGATTCGCGGCCGAGACCGCGGCCGCCCTGGTCATCACCGGGGCCTCGAGCTTCGGCGCGCCCATCAGCACCACCCACACCATTTCCACGGCGGTCATCGGCGTCGGGGCCTCCAAGCGGCTTTCGGCCGTGCGCTGGGGCGTCTGCGGAAACCTTGTCCTGGCCTGGATTTTGACCATTCCGGCGGCGGCCCTTGCGGGCGCGCTGTGTTACGAAATCCTGGCCCTTTTTGGCGTCTCGTAG